From one Nocardioides scoriae genomic stretch:
- the murG gene encoding undecaprenyldiphospho-muramoylpentapeptide beta-N-acetylglucosaminyltransferase, whose product MSTAPGPRRVLLAGGGSAGHTSPLLATADALRRLDPTVEITALGTARGLETRVVPEAGYPLELVPAVPLPRRPDADLLRTPGRVRAALAATLEVLDRVRPDVVVGFGGYVSVPAYLAARRRHLPLVVHEGNALPGIANRLGARLTPYVATSFPDTDLRHARYLGLPVRRMVSTLDRAALRAEARQHFGLDAERPVLLVTGGSQGARRLNQSVAAAAGAFAAAGVQVLHVVGPKGEASPETTPGGPAYVVVPFVSRMDLAYAAADAVLCRAGSNTVTEVSGVGLPAVYVPLPIGNGEQALNARPVVDAGGGLLVSDAALTPEWVRSAMPDLLTDPERLATMSAAASHVVPLDADDQLAALVVEAWRTTQEAAAR is encoded by the coding sequence GTGAGCACGGCCCCCGGTCCGCGCCGGGTCCTGCTCGCGGGCGGCGGCAGCGCCGGCCACACCTCCCCGCTGCTCGCCACCGCCGACGCGTTGCGCCGCCTCGACCCGACCGTCGAGATCACCGCGCTCGGCACCGCCCGCGGCCTCGAGACCCGCGTCGTGCCGGAGGCGGGCTACCCGCTCGAGCTGGTGCCCGCGGTGCCGTTGCCGCGCCGCCCCGACGCCGACCTGCTGCGCACGCCCGGCCGGGTCCGGGCCGCGCTCGCCGCCACGCTGGAGGTCCTCGACCGGGTGCGCCCCGACGTCGTGGTCGGCTTCGGCGGCTACGTCTCGGTGCCGGCCTACCTCGCCGCCCGCCGTCGCCACCTCCCGCTGGTGGTCCACGAGGGCAACGCGCTCCCGGGGATCGCCAACCGGCTCGGCGCCCGGCTGACGCCGTACGTCGCCACCTCCTTCCCCGACACCGACCTGCGCCACGCCCGCTACCTCGGGCTGCCGGTGCGCCGGATGGTGAGCACGCTCGACCGGGCCGCGCTCCGGGCCGAGGCGCGCCAGCACTTCGGCCTCGACGCCGAGCGGCCGGTGCTGCTCGTCACCGGGGGCTCGCAGGGCGCCCGCCGGCTCAACCAGTCGGTCGCCGCGGCGGCGGGGGCCTTCGCCGCCGCCGGCGTGCAGGTGCTCCACGTGGTGGGTCCGAAGGGCGAGGCCTCCCCGGAGACCACGCCCGGCGGACCGGCGTACGTCGTGGTGCCGTTCGTCAGCCGCATGGACCTGGCGTACGCCGCCGCCGACGCGGTGCTGTGCCGCGCGGGCAGCAACACCGTCACCGAGGTGTCGGGGGTGGGGCTGCCGGCCGTCTACGTCCCGCTCCCCATCGGCAACGGCGAGCAGGCGCTCAACGCCCGCCCGGTGGTCGACGCCGGCGGGGGGCTGCTGGTCTCCGACGCGGCGCTCACCCCCGAGTGGGTGCGCAGCGCGATGCCCGACCTGCTGACCGACCCCGAGCGGCTCGCGACCATGTCCGCCGCGGCCTCCCACGTGGTGCCGCTCGACGCCGACGACCAGCTCGCCGCCCTCGTGGTGGAGGCGTGGCGCACCACCCAGGAGGCGGCAGCCCGATGA
- the ftsW gene encoding putative lipid II flippase FtsW, with amino-acid sequence MSVTSQTRQAPATSRTSVGTRPQGRLAGSLAPLGDALRGRARTVRHALERPLTSYYLLLGGTTMLLAIGLMMVLSASSVYSFKAHDSSYYIFLKQLTWVAIGLPAAFVASRFNRRLLRLLAWPAVIIAVVLLALTQTSLGFAVNGNRNWLDLGGLTLQPSEIAKLAIVLWTADVYATKEKLLGNPVQALVPVAPVIVMISALVVFQHDLGTALVLFALLLGMLWVVGVPARLFGFAFSVVGVLAFYLAASNSERRERLTSFMDPFKDFQGSGWQAGHGLLGMASGGIFGKGLSASQQKWGSLPEAHTDFIFAVLGEELGLVGTLLVLVLFGAVAYAAVRLAITTADPFVRYATAGVTIWLMSQMLINIGMVLALLPVIGIPLPLVSYGGSALVPSLVALGLLVGFARNEPEARAALQARRRDRGQGGTGGQGGRTRRPGTAVPAVLAGSLRSRSRRQ; translated from the coding sequence GTGAGCGTCACCAGCCAGACCAGGCAGGCACCGGCGACCTCACGGACGTCGGTCGGCACCCGCCCGCAGGGCCGCCTCGCCGGCTCGCTCGCCCCCCTCGGTGACGCGCTGCGCGGTCGCGCCCGCACGGTGCGTCACGCGCTGGAGCGTCCCCTGACGTCCTACTACCTGCTCCTGGGCGGCACCACGATGCTGCTCGCGATCGGCCTGATGATGGTGCTGAGCGCCTCGAGCGTCTACTCCTTCAAGGCCCACGACAGCAGCTACTACATCTTCCTCAAGCAGCTGACCTGGGTGGCGATCGGACTGCCGGCCGCCTTCGTCGCGAGCCGGTTCAACCGGCGGCTGCTGCGGCTGCTCGCCTGGCCCGCCGTGATCATCGCCGTGGTGCTGCTGGCGCTGACCCAGACCAGCCTCGGCTTCGCGGTCAACGGCAACCGCAACTGGCTCGACCTCGGTGGCCTGACCCTGCAGCCGTCGGAGATCGCCAAGCTCGCGATCGTGCTGTGGACCGCCGACGTCTACGCCACCAAGGAGAAGCTGCTCGGCAACCCGGTCCAGGCGCTGGTGCCCGTCGCACCCGTGATCGTGATGATCTCGGCGCTGGTGGTCTTCCAGCACGACCTCGGCACGGCGCTGGTGCTGTTCGCGCTGCTGCTCGGGATGCTGTGGGTGGTCGGCGTGCCCGCGCGGCTGTTCGGGTTCGCTTTCTCGGTGGTCGGCGTCCTGGCCTTCTACCTGGCCGCCAGCAACTCCGAGCGCCGCGAGCGCCTGACCAGCTTCATGGACCCCTTCAAGGACTTCCAGGGCTCGGGCTGGCAGGCCGGCCACGGCCTGCTCGGCATGGCCAGCGGCGGCATCTTCGGCAAGGGCCTCTCGGCGAGCCAGCAGAAGTGGGGCAGCCTGCCCGAGGCCCACACCGACTTCATCTTCGCGGTGCTCGGCGAGGAGCTCGGCCTGGTCGGCACGCTGCTGGTGCTCGTGCTCTTCGGTGCGGTGGCGTACGCCGCGGTCCGCCTGGCCATCACCACCGCCGACCCCTTCGTGCGCTACGCGACCGCCGGCGTCACCATCTGGCTGATGTCGCAGATGCTCATCAACATCGGGATGGTGCTGGCGCTGCTGCCGGTCATCGGCATCCCGCTGCCACTGGTCTCCTACGGCGGCTCGGCGCTGGTGCCCTCGCTCGTCGCGCTGGGCCTGCTCGTCGGGTTCGCCCGCAACGAGCCCGAGGCCAGGGCTGCGCTGCAGGCGCGGCGTCGCGACCGCGGCCAGGGCGGGACGGGCGGCCAGGGCGGCCGGACCCGTCGCCCCGGCACCGCCGTGCCCGCGGTCCTCGCCGGCAGCCTGCGCTCGCGCTCGAGGCGCCAGTGA
- a CDS encoding UDP-N-acetylmuramoyl-L-alanyl-D-glutamate--2,6-diaminopimelate ligase gives MPEPAETPPTRPRSTSPVPLTEVAALTGARLRPPSAGAVEATGITLSSRRVCPGDVYAALPGARAHGAAYVAEAVAAGAVAVLTDAAGAEVVDRALDERAEGLEVPLLVVEEPRSVLGRLAAHVYAEPARALTLVAVTGTQGKTTTTRLLEGGLTAAGVTAGVVGTVGTRIAGEDVRSTLTTPEAPDLHALFAVMVERGVEACAMEVSSHALVMGRVDGVVFDAAAFLNLGRDHLDFHRDVEDYFAAKASLFTPERTQRGLTNVDDEHGRRLLRVATVPMSTFSATGAEADWRAVDVVAEPEGSTFSVVTPTGERLPARVPITGSFNVTNALCAIALAGEAGLDPRRVADGIAASGGVPGRLERIDGGQDFLAVVDYAHKPDAVQAALDALRPLTAGRLVLVIGAGGDRDRGKRPVMGEIGARLADVLVVTDDNPRTEDPATIRAAVLAGTSVVADGERAEVVEVGDRREAIRRAVALAGPGDTVVVAGKGHETGQEVDGEVHPFDDRDELRVALEGVRR, from the coding sequence GTGCCCGAGCCCGCCGAGACCCCTCCCACCCGCCCCCGCTCGACGTCGCCCGTCCCGCTCACCGAGGTCGCCGCCCTCACCGGTGCGCGGCTGCGCCCGCCCTCGGCCGGGGCCGTCGAGGCCACCGGCATCACCCTCAGCTCGCGACGCGTGTGCCCCGGCGACGTCTACGCCGCGCTGCCCGGAGCACGGGCCCACGGGGCGGCGTACGTCGCCGAGGCCGTGGCCGCCGGCGCGGTCGCCGTGCTGACCGACGCCGCCGGCGCCGAGGTCGTCGACCGGGCGCTGGACGAGCGGGCCGAGGGGCTCGAGGTGCCCCTGCTGGTGGTCGAGGAGCCGCGCTCGGTGCTCGGTCGCCTCGCCGCCCACGTGTACGCCGAGCCGGCCCGCGCCCTGACCCTGGTGGCCGTCACCGGCACCCAGGGCAAGACCACCACCACCCGCCTGCTCGAGGGCGGCCTCACCGCCGCCGGCGTGACCGCCGGGGTGGTCGGCACCGTCGGCACCCGGATCGCCGGCGAGGACGTCCGGTCCACGCTGACCACGCCCGAGGCGCCCGACCTGCACGCGCTGTTCGCCGTGATGGTCGAGCGCGGGGTCGAGGCCTGCGCGATGGAGGTCTCCAGCCACGCCCTGGTGATGGGCCGCGTCGACGGGGTGGTCTTCGACGCCGCCGCGTTCCTCAACCTCGGCCGCGACCACCTCGACTTCCACCGCGACGTCGAGGACTACTTCGCCGCCAAGGCCTCGCTGTTCACCCCCGAGCGCACCCAGCGCGGCCTCACCAACGTCGACGACGAGCACGGCCGCCGGCTGCTGCGCGTGGCGACCGTGCCGATGTCCACCTTCTCGGCCACCGGCGCCGAGGCCGACTGGCGCGCGGTCGACGTCGTCGCCGAGCCGGAGGGGTCGACGTTCTCCGTGGTGACGCCCACGGGGGAGCGGCTCCCCGCCCGGGTGCCGATCACCGGCTCCTTCAACGTCACCAACGCGCTGTGCGCGATCGCGCTGGCCGGCGAGGCGGGGCTCGACCCGCGCCGGGTCGCCGACGGCATCGCCGCCTCGGGCGGGGTGCCCGGCCGCCTCGAGCGCATCGACGGGGGCCAGGACTTCCTGGCCGTCGTCGACTACGCCCACAAGCCCGACGCGGTCCAGGCCGCCCTCGACGCGCTGCGCCCGCTGACCGCCGGTCGGCTCGTGCTGGTCATCGGCGCCGGCGGCGACCGCGACCGCGGCAAGCGACCGGTGATGGGCGAGATCGGGGCGCGCCTGGCCGACGTCCTGGTCGTGACCGACGACAACCCCCGCACCGAGGACCCCGCGACCATCCGTGCCGCCGTGCTCGCCGGGACGTCGGTCGTGGCCGACGGCGAGCGGGCCGAGGTGGTCGAGGTCGGCGACCGCCGCGAGGCGATCCGGCGGGCCGTCGCGCTCGCCGGTCCGGGCGACACCGTGGTGGTGGCCGGCAAGGGACACGAGACCGGCCAGGAGGTCGACGGCGAGGTGCACCCGTTCGACGACCGCGACGAGCTGCGCGTGGCCCTCGAGGGAGTGCGCCGGTGA
- a CDS encoding UDP-N-acetylmuramoyl-tripeptide--D-alanyl-D-alanine ligase — MIPRTLAQVADLVGGRLHDADPDLLVTGPAFLDSRSPEPGGLFVAFAGEHVDGHRFAAGAVEGGAAAVLGTRPTGVPTVVVDDAQVALQRLAQGVLRRRRRDDREAGRAPLEDPEALVVVAITGSQGKTSAKDMLARVLADAGPTVATAGSFNNELGLPLTVLRLTGETRFLVLEMGARGIGHLTELCAIAPPDVALVLNVGKAHLGEFGSQANIAQAKGEIVEALRPGYGVAVLNADDPLVTGMDARVTAEEGVEAVRFGAGADADVRVSGPVLDDLGRPSFDLLHAGASEHVDLRLLGAHQATNAAAAAAVGTAVGIPLDRVAASLRAIEALSRWRMELSERADGLVVVNDAYNANPDSMRSAVETLAGIGARSGRRTVAVLGEMRELGPTAVEEHRAVGSLTHELGVDEVVVVGPGAAGIAEARQDAGVSSSTHHVSGVDEATAWLRENVRGPDVVLVKASRSGGLERVARTLVDDPAPTDGAAGEEPHA, encoded by the coding sequence GTGATCCCCCGCACGCTGGCGCAGGTCGCCGACCTCGTGGGTGGGCGGCTGCACGACGCCGACCCGGACCTGCTCGTCACCGGTCCCGCCTTCCTCGACAGCCGCAGCCCGGAGCCCGGCGGCCTGTTCGTCGCCTTCGCCGGCGAGCACGTCGACGGGCACCGCTTCGCCGCGGGGGCCGTCGAGGGCGGTGCCGCGGCGGTGCTCGGCACCCGCCCCACCGGGGTGCCGACGGTCGTGGTCGACGACGCCCAGGTGGCGCTGCAGCGCCTGGCGCAGGGGGTGCTCCGGCGTCGTCGCCGCGACGACCGCGAGGCCGGCCGCGCCCCGCTCGAGGACCCCGAGGCGCTGGTGGTGGTCGCGATCACCGGGTCGCAGGGCAAGACCAGCGCCAAGGACATGCTCGCCCGGGTGCTGGCCGACGCCGGGCCGACGGTCGCGACGGCCGGGTCGTTCAACAACGAGCTCGGGCTGCCGCTGACCGTGCTCCGGCTCACCGGGGAGACCCGCTTCCTCGTCCTCGAGATGGGGGCGCGGGGCATCGGCCACCTCACCGAGCTGTGCGCGATCGCCCCGCCCGACGTGGCGCTGGTGCTCAACGTCGGCAAGGCCCACCTCGGCGAGTTCGGCTCCCAGGCCAACATCGCCCAGGCCAAGGGCGAGATCGTCGAGGCGCTGCGACCCGGGTACGGCGTCGCGGTGCTCAACGCCGACGACCCCCTGGTCACCGGCATGGACGCCCGGGTGACGGCCGAGGAAGGCGTCGAGGCGGTCCGCTTCGGGGCGGGTGCCGACGCCGACGTGCGCGTGTCCGGCCCGGTCCTCGACGACCTGGGCCGGCCGTCGTTCGACCTGCTCCACGCCGGCGCCTCGGAGCACGTCGACCTGCGGCTGCTCGGCGCCCACCAGGCCACCAACGCCGCTGCGGCGGCCGCGGTCGGCACGGCGGTGGGGATCCCGCTCGACCGCGTCGCGGCCAGCCTGCGCGCCATCGAGGCACTCTCGCGCTGGCGCATGGAGCTGAGCGAGCGGGCGGACGGCCTGGTCGTGGTCAACGACGCCTACAACGCCAACCCCGACTCGATGCGCTCGGCCGTGGAGACCCTGGCCGGGATCGGCGCCCGCTCGGGCCGGCGCACCGTCGCGGTGCTGGGCGAGATGCGCGAGCTCGGGCCCACGGCCGTCGAGGAGCACCGGGCGGTCGGGTCGCTGACCCACGAGCTCGGCGTCGACGAGGTCGTGGTGGTGGGGCCGGGCGCCGCCGGCATCGCCGAGGCCCGGCAGGACGCGGGAGTGTCGTCCTCGACACACCACGTCTCCGGCGTGGACGAGGCCACGGCCTGGTTGCGCGAGAATGTCCGGGGCCCGGACGTGGTGCTGGTGAAGGCATCGCGGTCCGGAGGCCTCGAGCGAGTGGCCCGGACACTCGTCGACGACCCCGCGCCGACCGACGGCGCGGCGGGAGAGGAGCCCCACGCGTGA
- the murD gene encoding UDP-N-acetylmuramoyl-L-alanine--D-glutamate ligase: MGGGRVTGLDPAALAALGRTSDWSSIRVVVAGFGVSGYAAADNLTFLGARVTALDESEAGDRRERADLLESLGATVRLGPGSTTTLPDDVDLVVTSPGWSPRAPLLAQAVGRGVPVWGEVELAWRLRDPERPVPWLAVTGTNGKTTTVQMLEAMLRAGGLRTVAAGNVGLPLVEAVMDPDPYDVLAVELSSFQLHWTSTVAARSAAVLNVAEDHLDWYPGPSGMTDYAADKGRIYERVRSACVYNVADPVTEELVREADVTEGARAIGFTLGTPAVGMVGLVDDVLADRAFVEDRRSSAAELCTLGDLASQAPHYVANALAAAALARSFDVTPAAVQQALRDFRPDGHRIAEVATVDGVTWVDDSKATNPHAARASLQAYDPVVWVAGGLAKGARFDDLVQAVRDRLRGVVLLGRDAPVIRESLRRHAPDVPVIDVAAGEDDGVGPMDRVVAGAASLARPGDTVLLAPGCASMDMFANYGARGDAFAEAVHRRRRGDS; encoded by the coding sequence GTGGGTGGCGGGCGCGTGACGGGCCTGGACCCCGCCGCGCTGGCCGCCCTGGGCCGCACCTCCGACTGGAGCTCGATCCGGGTCGTGGTCGCCGGGTTCGGCGTCTCGGGGTACGCCGCGGCCGACAACCTCACCTTCCTCGGCGCCCGGGTGACCGCCCTCGACGAGTCCGAGGCCGGTGACCGCCGCGAGCGGGCCGACCTGCTCGAGAGCCTCGGCGCCACGGTGCGGCTCGGGCCCGGCAGCACGACGACCCTGCCCGACGACGTCGACCTGGTCGTCACCTCGCCCGGCTGGTCGCCCCGCGCGCCGCTGCTCGCGCAGGCCGTGGGGCGCGGCGTACCCGTGTGGGGCGAGGTGGAGCTGGCCTGGCGGCTGCGCGACCCCGAGCGCCCCGTGCCGTGGCTGGCCGTGACCGGCACCAACGGCAAGACCACCACGGTGCAGATGCTCGAGGCCATGCTGCGGGCCGGCGGCCTGCGCACGGTCGCGGCCGGCAACGTCGGGCTGCCCCTCGTCGAGGCGGTCATGGACCCCGACCCGTACGACGTGCTGGCCGTCGAGCTCTCGAGCTTCCAGCTGCACTGGACCTCCACGGTGGCCGCCCGGTCCGCGGCGGTCCTCAACGTCGCCGAGGACCACCTCGACTGGTACCCCGGCCCCTCGGGGATGACCGACTACGCCGCCGACAAGGGCCGCATCTACGAGCGCGTCCGGTCGGCCTGCGTCTACAACGTCGCCGACCCCGTCACCGAGGAGCTGGTCCGCGAGGCCGACGTCACCGAGGGGGCGCGCGCCATCGGGTTCACCCTGGGCACCCCCGCGGTCGGCATGGTCGGGCTGGTCGACGACGTCCTCGCCGACCGGGCCTTCGTCGAGGACCGGCGCAGCAGCGCCGCCGAGCTGTGCACCCTGGGCGACCTGGCCAGCCAGGCGCCCCACTACGTCGCCAACGCGCTCGCCGCGGCCGCGCTGGCCCGCTCCTTCGACGTGACCCCGGCGGCGGTGCAGCAGGCGCTGCGCGACTTCCGCCCCGACGGCCACCGCATCGCCGAGGTCGCGACCGTCGACGGCGTCACCTGGGTCGACGACTCCAAGGCCACCAACCCGCACGCCGCGCGGGCCTCGCTGCAGGCCTACGACCCGGTCGTGTGGGTCGCCGGAGGCCTCGCCAAGGGCGCCCGCTTCGACGACCTGGTGCAGGCCGTGCGGGACCGGCTGCGCGGGGTGGTGCTGCTCGGTCGCGACGCCCCGGTGATCCGGGAGTCGCTGCGGCGACACGCACCCGATGTGCCCGTGATCGACGTGGCCGCCGGGGAGGATGACGGGGTAGGACCGATGGACCGCGTCGTGGCGGGCGCAGCGTCCCTGGCGCGACCGGGGGACACCGTGCTGCTGGCGCCGGGGTGCGCGTCCATGGACATGTTCGCCAACTACGGCGCACGCGGCGACGCCTTCGCCGAGGCCGTGCACCGCAGGCGGCGGGGAGACAGCTGA
- the murC gene encoding UDP-N-acetylmuramate--L-alanine ligase, translating into MKVPVPDELLAADRLGTVHFVGIGGAGLSGIARIMLARGIPVSGSDAKESRTLDALRTLGATCHVGHDAAHVGAADTVVVSTAVRESNPEVVEARARGLRLLPRSAALESVMQGRRVVAVAGTHGKTTTTSLLTVALQHCGADPSFAIGGELNETGSNAHDGTGELFVAEADESDGAFLVYSPHAALVTNVEADHLDNYGTEEAYRAAFDEFVDRVDPDGFLVVVSDDPGADHLGDVATSRGRAVVRVGEGPGADVRAEDLRFVGATSTFTVVDGGERLGEVRLQIPGRHYVLDAVAALACGLRLGFGFAELAAGLGSFSGTRRRMELKGEVGQVRVYDSYAHHPNEIRGDLQAARSLAGDGRVVVAFQPHMVSRTRIFGHDMGVALGAADEVVVMDVYVAREEPEPGVSGALVADAVPLAAEHVVFEPSWSAVAAHLVERARPGDVVLTLGAGDVTLLGPEVLDLLGEDS; encoded by the coding sequence ATGAAGGTCCCCGTCCCCGACGAGCTGCTGGCGGCCGACCGGCTCGGCACCGTCCACTTCGTCGGCATCGGCGGTGCCGGCCTGTCCGGCATCGCGCGCATCATGCTGGCGCGCGGAATCCCCGTCTCGGGCAGCGACGCCAAGGAGTCGCGCACCCTCGACGCGCTGCGCACCCTCGGCGCCACCTGCCACGTGGGCCACGACGCCGCCCACGTCGGGGCGGCCGACACCGTGGTCGTCTCGACCGCCGTGCGCGAGAGCAACCCCGAGGTGGTCGAGGCCCGGGCCCGCGGCCTGCGGCTGCTGCCGCGCTCGGCGGCGCTGGAGTCGGTGATGCAGGGCCGCCGCGTCGTCGCCGTCGCCGGCACCCACGGCAAGACCACCACCACCTCGCTGCTCACGGTCGCCCTGCAGCACTGCGGCGCCGACCCGTCGTTCGCCATCGGCGGCGAGCTCAACGAGACCGGCTCCAACGCCCACGACGGCACCGGCGAGCTGTTCGTCGCCGAGGCCGACGAGAGCGACGGCGCCTTCCTCGTCTACTCGCCCCACGCCGCCCTGGTCACCAACGTCGAGGCCGACCACCTCGACAACTACGGCACGGAGGAGGCCTACCGCGCCGCCTTCGACGAGTTCGTCGACCGGGTCGACCCCGACGGCTTCCTCGTGGTCGTCTCCGACGACCCGGGGGCCGACCACCTCGGCGACGTGGCCACCTCGCGCGGCCGCGCCGTGGTGCGCGTGGGGGAGGGCCCCGGGGCCGATGTCCGCGCCGAGGACCTGCGCTTCGTCGGCGCCACCTCGACCTTCACGGTCGTCGACGGCGGCGAGCGCCTGGGCGAGGTGCGGCTCCAGATCCCCGGGCGCCACTACGTCCTCGACGCCGTCGCGGCCCTGGCCTGCGGGCTGCGGCTCGGGTTCGGTTTCGCCGAGCTCGCGGCGGGGCTCGGCTCCTTCAGCGGCACCCGGCGCCGGATGGAGCTCAAGGGCGAGGTCGGGCAGGTCCGGGTCTACGACTCCTACGCCCACCACCCCAACGAGATCCGCGGCGACCTCCAGGCCGCCCGCTCGCTCGCCGGCGACGGCCGCGTCGTGGTGGCCTTCCAGCCCCACATGGTCTCGCGCACCCGCATCTTCGGGCACGACATGGGCGTGGCCCTCGGTGCCGCCGACGAGGTCGTCGTGATGGACGTCTACGTCGCCCGCGAGGAGCCCGAGCCCGGTGTCAGCGGCGCCCTGGTCGCGGACGCCGTGCCGCTGGCCGCCGAGCACGTCGTCTTCGAGCCGTCCTGGTCCGCGGTGGCCGCCCACCTCGTCGAGCGGGCCCGCCCCGGCGACGTGGTGCTCACCCTCGGCGCGGGTGACGTCACGCTGCTCGGGCCCGAGGTGCTCGACCTGCTGGGGGAGGACTCCTGA
- the mraY gene encoding phospho-N-acetylmuramoyl-pentapeptide-transferase: MRAILLAGGLSLVLTLVGTRYAIIVLARRGYGQLIRDDGPTTHHTKRGTPTMGGLVIVLASVVSYFLACLVVGRTPSASALLLLFLFVGLGTVGFLDDYIKISRQRSLGLRSRAKFIGQTLVALAFGGLALSPWLEDDRGRTPAGQSISFIRDASFTLPVIVVVLFVWLLIAGTSNAVNLTDGLDGLAAGASVMVFGAYTLVNIWQNNQWCGREPGPSCYEVRDPLDLAIVAAAITGACFGFLWWNASPAKIFMGDTGSLALGGALAGFAVLTRTEFLLALLGGLFVIQTLSVILQVGFFKATHGRRLFRMAPLHHHFEMLGWEEITVVIRFWLIAGIFVAAGLGVFYAEWVAGA; encoded by the coding sequence GTGAGAGCCATCCTGCTGGCCGGCGGGCTGTCGCTGGTGCTGACCCTGGTCGGCACCCGCTACGCCATCATCGTGCTCGCCCGGCGCGGCTACGGACAGCTGATCCGCGACGACGGGCCGACCACCCACCACACCAAGCGCGGCACGCCCACCATGGGCGGGCTGGTCATCGTGCTGGCGTCGGTCGTGTCGTACTTCCTCGCCTGCCTGGTCGTCGGTCGCACCCCGAGCGCCTCCGCGCTGCTGCTGCTGTTCCTCTTCGTGGGCCTGGGCACCGTGGGCTTCCTCGACGACTACATCAAGATCTCGCGGCAGCGCAGCCTGGGGCTGCGGAGCCGGGCCAAGTTCATCGGGCAGACGCTGGTGGCGCTCGCCTTCGGCGGCCTGGCGCTCTCGCCCTGGCTCGAGGACGACCGCGGCCGCACGCCGGCCGGGCAGTCGATCTCCTTCATCCGCGACGCCAGCTTCACGCTCCCGGTCATCGTGGTCGTGCTGTTCGTGTGGCTGCTCATCGCCGGCACGAGCAACGCGGTCAACCTCACCGACGGCCTCGACGGCCTGGCCGCGGGCGCCTCGGTGATGGTCTTCGGCGCCTACACGCTGGTCAACATCTGGCAGAACAACCAGTGGTGCGGCCGTGAGCCCGGCCCCTCCTGCTACGAGGTCCGCGACCCGCTCGACCTGGCCATCGTGGCCGCCGCGATCACCGGCGCCTGCTTCGGCTTCCTGTGGTGGAACGCCTCGCCGGCCAAGATCTTCATGGGCGACACCGGCTCGCTGGCCCTCGGCGGCGCCCTCGCGGGCTTCGCGGTGCTGACCCGCACCGAGTTCCTGCTGGCGCTGCTCGGCGGCCTGTTCGTCATCCAGACCCTCTCGGTGATCCTGCAGGTCGGCTTCTTCAAGGCCACCCACGGGCGCCGGCTGTTCCGGATGGCGCCCCTGCACCACCACTTCGAGATGCTGGGCTGGGAGGAGATCACCGTGGTGATCCGGTTCTGGCTGATCGCCGGCATCTTCGTGGCCGCCGGCCTCGGGGTGTTCTACGCCGAGTGGGTGGCGGGCGCGTGA
- a CDS encoding cell division protein FtsQ/DivIB, which yields MGWRDRFRRTPRVPSSTGPDEPTVRLARYDFARRRHQGRRRLLRHVALVVVVALVVGLGAWAVLFSSLLTARGAEVVGAGDLSPSRVESAADVPTGTPLARVDVGAIRTRVEAIPGVRSADVSRSWPHTVHIEVTPRTPVAVLERGDTLRALDADGVVFGSYAKRPRGLPLVEAAASADDEALVEAAGVVASLPEDVAARTATVEVGSVDEISLVLTSGRRVVWGSAEQSATKADVLAVVLPKLPKDVEEIDVSVPGRLTTR from the coding sequence ATGGGCTGGCGCGACCGCTTCCGGCGTACGCCGCGGGTGCCGTCGTCCACCGGCCCCGACGAGCCCACCGTCCGCCTGGCCCGCTACGACTTCGCCCGCCGCCGACACCAGGGGCGCCGGCGGCTGCTGCGCCACGTCGCGCTGGTCGTCGTGGTCGCGCTCGTCGTCGGCCTGGGCGCCTGGGCGGTGCTGTTCTCCTCGCTGCTCACCGCCCGCGGCGCCGAGGTCGTCGGCGCCGGCGACCTCAGCCCGTCCCGGGTCGAGAGCGCCGCCGACGTGCCGACCGGCACCCCGCTGGCCCGCGTCGACGTCGGGGCGATCCGCACCCGTGTCGAGGCCATCCCCGGCGTGCGCAGCGCCGACGTGTCGCGCAGCTGGCCCCACACCGTGCACATCGAGGTCACCCCCCGCACCCCGGTCGCGGTCCTGGAGCGCGGCGACACGCTGCGGGCGCTCGACGCCGACGGGGTCGTGTTCGGCAGCTATGCCAAGCGCCCCCGCGGCCTGCCGCTGGTCGAGGCCGCGGCCTCCGCCGACGACGAGGCCCTGGTCGAGGCCGCCGGCGTCGTCGCCTCCCTGCCCGAGGACGTCGCCGCCCGCACCGCCACCGTCGAGGTCGGCAGCGTCGACGAGATCAGCCTCGTGCTCACCAGTGGCCGCCGCGTCGTGTGGGGCAGCGCCGAGCAGTCCGCCACCAAGGCCGACGTGCTCGCCGTCGTGCTCCCGAAGCTGCCCAAGGACGTCGAGGAGATCGACGTCTCCGTCCCCGGTCGGCTCACCACCCGCTGA